A single window of Nasonia vitripennis strain AsymCx chromosome 4, Nvit_psr_1.1, whole genome shotgun sequence DNA harbors:
- the LOC100118196 gene encoding collagen alpha-1(I) chain: MSFQPILNPELPYVGEVEGGVTPGKMLKIQGKVPEDSRRFAINYQLGSNLNPRDDIAIHVSPRFTEGFITRNHIESMNWGPEENDGPMWIQPGTPFEIIVLCEYHCYKIAVNGRHFTEFAHRLPYNKITHLVIDGEVDISSIFYETIPIGPRPSAPVPDVPPVDVGPPPPGGLYPTLNPQGFPQEKYGPPPTNDDFRNNPPRAYGYQPGAQKAEEEDAFGGCLDKVGLAVGGLVAAGGVAAAMHAYNKNKKKQQEAGGEVNHEKSEASENESGFGGLGALGAALASSLASNAFQGDRNAHAQQGYPPQDSSSGMLGSILGALGGAGGPQPSYQQQPQSDPLAGLGGLGSILGGVLGGGGAGHQQQPQYQPSGGYGGYQPQGPQGNGGGSNDLLSGLGGALFKSALDGLSKHSHKPRYDDDDNSGHYATSPPAPPPSSYGSRHGYEDAPPSHPAPRPPSPPAPGGGRLTAAEISKGLGLSDGED; the protein is encoded by the exons ATGTCTTTCCAGCCTATTCTCAATCCC GAACTGCCTTATGTTGGCGAGGTGGAAGGAGGTGTTACACCTggaaaaatgttgaaaattcaAGGCAAAGTTCCAGAGGACTCGAGACGCTTTGCCATTAATTATCAGTTGGGTTCCAATTTGAATCCAAGAGATGACATTGCCATTCATGTTTCACCTCGTTTTACCGAAGGATTCATCACGAGAAATCACATTGAATCTATGAATTGGGGTCCGGAGGAAAATGATGGTCCAATGTGGATTCAGCCTGGCACACCCTTTGAAATCATTGTATTATGCGAGTATCACTGCTACAAAATTGCTGTTAATGGTAGACACTTTACGGAGTTTGCTCATAGGCTGCCTTACAATAAGATCACACACCTGGTTATCGATGGAGAAGTAGATATTTCGTCCATCTTTTACGAGACTATTCCTATTGGTCCTAGGCCTTCCGCACCAGTACCTGATGTACCTCCTGTTGATGTTGGACCTCCTC CACCAGGTGGTCTTTACCCAACTCTCAATCCACAAGGTTTTCCACAAGAAAAGTATGGACCTCCACCAACTAATGATGACTTTAGAAATAATCCACCACGGGCATATGGATATCAACCAGGAGCTCAAAAggctgaagaagaagatgcCTTTGGTGGCTGCTTGGACAAAGTTGGATTGGCAGTAGGAGGACTTGTTGCGGCAGGAGGAGTGGCAGCAGCCATGCACGCATACAAT aaaaataaaaagaagcaACAAGAGGCAGGTGGCGAAGTCAACCATGAAAAAAGCGAAGCTTCAGAAAATGAAAGTGGTTTTGGTGGGCTAGGAGCATTGGGAGCAGCTCTGGCAAGTAGCTTAGCATCTAATGCTTTCCAGGGAGATAGAAACGCACATGCACAACAAGGCTATCCACCTCAAGATTCAAGTAGTGGAATGTTGGGATCTATTTTGGGAGCTTTAG gTGGTGCGGGCGGTCCTCAGCCAAGCTATCAACAACAACCACAATCGGATCCGCTCGCGGGGCTAGGAGGGCTAGGCTCGATTCTTGGCGGAGTACTCGGAGGCGGTGGTGCGGGTCACCAACAGCAGCCTCAGTATCAACCAAGCGGCGGCTATGGAGGCTATCAACCTCAAGGTCCGCAAGGAAATGGTGGCGGCAGCAACGATTTACTTAGCGGTCTAGGCGGTGCGCTCTTTAAATCAGCTCTAGACGGTCTGTCCAAACAT TCGCACAAACCGCGgtatgacgacgacgacaacagTGGTCACTACGCCACATCACCTCCAGCACCGCCTCCATCGAGCTACGGCAGCAGACACGGCTACGAAGACGCGCCGCCGTCGCACCCAGCCCCGCGGCCACCAAGTCCGCCGGCTCCGGGCGGCGGTAGGCTCACCGCTGCCGAAATTTCCAAGGGCCTTGGCCTCTCCGACGGCGAAGACTAA
- the LOC100118162 gene encoding lymphocyte-specific helicase-like, giving the protein MMFQERMDVKNETKAEEKVSRDVMDPSEDSGFESIVSKDQAKKENEGTIGEGIDFADTARIAEEQRLKLERKRRMNEEELAKRRAAAEEYEQEMKEKQYKRLMHLLSQSKVLSSFIMKKFEPKDKDKDTKAPKRTGIEEAESAVPNKRTRRALKQTENTDKNKAKSRRGRKKLNLNIKKAEAEELASKCKEEPSGDKENSNPIDNFVQSKLFQGELRDYQKEGVEWMKSLQENGLNGILADEMGLGKTIQVIALFAYLIENQIAGPYLVVVPLSTLTNWTLEFERFAPQLPVVVYYGNGKERAPLRNKIRQRTRVGSFLTHPIVLTTYETPIKDGRFLQEFHWRYIVVDEAQRIKNFNCQLFKKLRLVDSVNRLVLTGTPIHNNLSELWSLLHFLLPDIFNSLDIFKVWFDASDVQHEAGKQKFLKQEQERHVLSALKEILEPFMLRRLKEDVCPDVPPMKEVIVYTPLTAIQYDLYSSIINRDVSALWKVKPEEPVTDINRVRPKRKCTQSVSLDQLFNRNKKKTEVKTQMVGNKVVKTEDLNKWKECTNVTEQNVDYLIRLRFGNDVMMYRHVVNHPYIIHYPLNDAGVHKIDESLVKISGKMLVLDAMLKKLHANGNKVLLFSTMTMVLDVIEDYLSLRDFQYVRLDGRIKLDERSKNIETFQNDPDVFLFLLSTRAGAVGLNLAAADTVILYDSDWNPQCDLQAMARCHRIGQIKPVVAYRFCTKGTVDQYIINRANVKRVLEKTVMPSKNELVNTEDGLTRLKRLLENECMRISDSKNEVYTDAELNALLDRSDMVLATKASDSKS; this is encoded by the exons ATGATGTTCCAGGAGAGGATGGACGTCAAAAACGAGACCAAAGCAGAGGAGAAGGTCAGCCGCGACGTGATGGACCCGTCGGAGGACTCGGGTTTTGAAAGCATCGTCTCCAAAG ATCAAGCGAAGAAAGAAAATGAGGGAACGATAGGAGAGGGAATCGACTTCGCAGATACAGCTCGCATAGCTGAGGAGCAGCGATTGAAATtggagaggaagaggagaatGAATGAAGAAGAGCTGGCGAAGAGAAGAGCCGCAGCTGAAGAGTATGAACAAGAGATGAAGGAGAAGCAGTACAAGCGTCTGATGCACTTGCTATCGCAGAGCAAGGTATTGTCCAGCTttatcatgaaaaaatttgagcCAAAGGACAAAGATAAGGATACTAAAGCCCCAAAGAGGACGGGTATAGAAGAAGCCGAATCAGCCGTTCCCAACAAAAGAACTCGCAGGGCACTGAAACAAACTGAGAATactgataaaaataaagct AAGTCCAGAAGAGGTAGAAAGAAACTGAATCTAAATATAAAGAAGGCTGAAGCTGAAGAGTTGGCATCCAAGTGCAAGGAAGAACCCAGTGGGGATAAAGAAAACAGCAATCCAATCGATAATTTTGTACAGTCCAAATTGTTTCAAGGAGAATTGCGAGATTATCAGAAAGAAGGGGTCGAGTGGATGAAATCTTTGCAGGAGAATGGGTTGAATGGCATTTTAGCGGATGAAATGGGTCTAGGAAAGACTATTCAAGTTATCGCTTTGTTTGCCTATCTGATTGAGAATCAAATAGCTGGACCATATTTGGTAGTAGTTCCTCTTTCTACTTTGACAAATTGGACTTTGGAATTCGAACGTTTTGCGCCACAACTTCCTGTTGTGGTATATTATGGAAATGGAAAGGAAAGGGCGCCGCTTAGAAATAAAATCAGACAAAGAACTCGCGTTGGTTCTTTTCTTACACATCCAATCGTGCTCACGACGTACGAAACGCCAATCAAAGATGGAAGATTTTTGCAAGAATTTCATTGGAGATACATTGTAGTTGATGAAGCGCAGAGAATAAAAAACTTTAACTGTCAACTGTTCAA AAAACTGAGATTAGTGGATTCTGTGAACCGTTTGGTGCTAACTGGAACACCTATACACAACAACTTGAGTGAACTTTGGTCACTTTTGCACTTTCTCTTGCCAGATATATTTAATAGCTTGGATATATTTAAAGTGTGGTTTGATGCAAGTGATGTGCAACACGAAGcaggaaaacaaaaatttttgaaacaaGAACAAGAAAGACACGTTTTATCAGCTCTCAAAGAAATATTAGAACCTTTTATGTTGCGACGTTTAAAGGAAGATGTATGTCCCGATGTGCCACCTATGAAGGAAGTCATCGTATACACGCCATTAACAGCAATTCAGTACGATCTTTATTCGTCTATCATCAACAGAGATGTATCCGCTCTCTGGAAAGTTAAACCAGAAGAACCAGTTACAGATATCAATCGCGTGAGACCAAAACGAAAATGTACTCAATCTGTCAGTTTGGATCAACTTTTTAAccggaataaaaaaaaaacagaagtTAAAACTCAAATGGTGGGAAACAAAGTTGTTAAAACTGAAGATCTTAATAAGTGGAAGGAATGTACAAACGTGACTGAACAGAATGTTGATTATTTGATCAGACTGAGGTTTGGCAATGATG taATGATGTACCGACATGTAGTCAATCATCCGTACATTATCCATTATCCGTTGAATGATGCTGGAGTACATAAAATAGATGAAAGTCTAGTTAAGATTTCTGGAAAAATGCTTGTACTAGACGCcatgttaaaaaaattgcatGCCAACGGAAACAAAGTACTGCTATTTTCTACTATGACAATGGTTTTGGATGTTATAGAAGATTATTTGTCTTTGAGAGATTTTCAATACGTAAGGCTGGATGGAAGGATCAAGCTTGACGAACGTAGTAAGAACATTGAAACATTCCAAAACGATCCggatgtatttttgtttttactttcCACAAGAGCTGGAGCAGTGGGTTTAAACTTAGCTGCAGCAGACACAGTCATCCTATACGATAGCGATTGG aatcCTCAATGTGATCTTCAAGCTATGGCACGATGCCATAGAATAGGACAAATAAAACCAGTTGTTGCATATAGATTTTGTACCAAAGGTACTgttgatcagtatataattaACAGAGCGAATGTGAAAAGAGTTTTAGAAAAAACGGTGATGCCCAGTAAAAATGAATTAGTTAATACAGAGGATGGTCTAACGAGATTGAAAAGACTTTTAGAAAACGAGTGTATGAGAATCTCCGATTCGAAAAACGAAG tgTATACAGATGCTGAACTGAATGCACTTTTAGACAGAAGTGATATGGTCTTAGCGACAAAAGCATCAGATTCAAAGTCGTAA